The following coding sequences lie in one Lolium perenne isolate Kyuss_39 chromosome 2, Kyuss_2.0, whole genome shotgun sequence genomic window:
- the LOC127337223 gene encoding zinc finger CCCH domain-containing protein 32, with product MEAAGTAAAPAAEAPPKPMTPEEEALRRNTDCVYFLASPVTCKKGNECDFRHSEGARMNPRDCWYWLNGNCLNPKCSFRHPPIDGMFGAPTTGIPAASSNYAAYNSGKQMVPCYYFQKGNCIKGDKCPFYHPQSAGSNPPEQVVKASSFPVEQPQTQKKDFLGIKEFAQNKHIITQQAGPVIDGSSKITVNRPTANSAKTATAAIQAELASNVVKSVPMSERVQNSMPAVNKSFRTSSEEELYQNNLPLESDLAQEWNQSYKTPLQDDLSENSGDADDEDFDVLVHNDADGAAYDGEDFGRDIYQVEDYEYAPADFEMPLHHERELFNGMGEQGTVGQMYDGYERKRHRTSSERNMDRPSHSERRPRHRETAPVEIDGSDLRHRLRRRKINGSSVVSPERSGEQRRRDEHYRERAFDGHHTHRDRHQGSRGSTLSSRLQGRIKLPGRSPDRLDTRAETERDRRQLRDRLSPVRHHMDIQGGRHREVLHHQERTRRRSSERRSSERRSSERASSGRNAEGQHLRRNVTDSLNFATRRDFGPESRKANGSVEPGASLDFEGPKPLSLILQRKRQAAVSNGSSAHNVKEDKSALVSHGQPEPFVEAEKEGYENIASSEEYKSRSGDEEYKEEGHIPVDGHGQSSSHSDKPEAEDIIEVDLAGTQEADNYEQREGESDYEATEGHEYKFEDENAYPEDDEEFEDDDDDDFARKVGVVFS from the exons ATGGCAATTGCTTGAATCCAAAATGTTCATTTCGCCATCCG CCAATTGATGGTATGTTTGGTGCTCCAACTACTGGAATACCTGCAGCTTCTTCAAACTATGCTGCTTATAACTCGGGCAAGCAGATGGTCCCATGCTATTACTTTCAGAAAGGGAACTGCATAAAAGGTGACAAATGCCCTTTTTACCATCCGCAGTCCGCTGGCAGTAATCCACCAGAGCAGGTGGTGAAGGCTTCTTCCTTTCCTGTGGAGCAGCCTCAGACCCAAAAGAAGGATTTTTTGGGTATTAAGGAGTTTGCGCAGAATAAACATATAATAACTCAGCAAGCTGGCCCAGTAATCGATGGCAGCTCCAAAATAACAGTTAATAGGCCTACAGCAAATTCTGCAAAGACAGCTACAGCTGCAATACAAGCTGAACTAGCTTCCAATGTAGTGAAGTCTGTGCCAATGTCAGAGAGGGTACAAAACAGTATGCCAGCAGTGAATAAAAGTTTCAGAACCTCTTCAGAAGAGGAGTTATATCAGAACAATCTTCCTTTGGAAAGTGATCTTGCACAAGAATGGAATCAAAGTTACAAAACACCTCTTCAAGATGACCTGTCAGAGAACAGTGGAGATGCAGATGATGAGGATTTTGATGTTCTTGTGCACAATGATGCCGATGGTGCTGCTTATGATGGTGAAGATTTTGGAAGGGATATATATCAAGTAGAAGATTATGAATATGCTCCGGCTGATTTTGAAATGCCGCTGCATCATGAAAGGGAGCTATTCAATGGAATGGGTGAGCAAGGAACGGTCGGGCAAATGTATGATGGCTATGAGAGGAAGCGCCATAGAACATCATCTGAGAGGAACATGGACAGGCCTTCCCATTCAGAAAGAAGGCCTCGACACAGAGAGACTGCTCCTGTTGAGATAGATGGATCAGATTTACGTCACCGGCTCCGCCGGAGAAAAATAAACGGGTCTTCAGTCGTTAGTCCAGAACGCAGTGGAGAGCAGCGCCGGAGGGATGAACACTACAGGGAAAGGGCATTCGATGGTCACCATACGCACAGAGATCGCCATCAGGGCTCTCGAGGAAGCACTCTAAGCTCCCGTCTGCAAGGCAGAATAAAGCTTCCTGGAAGGTCACCTGATAGACTTGATACTCGCGCTGAGACTGAGCGAGATAGAAGACAACTCCGGGACAGACTGTCTCCAGTTAGGCATCATATGGATATTCAGGGTGGCAGGCATCGCGAGGTACTGCACCATCAGGAGAGGACCCGGCGGAGATCAAGCGAACGGAGATCAAGCGAACGAAGATCAAGCGAACGTGCTTCAAGTGGCAGGAATGCAGAAGGCCAGCATTTGAGAAGGAATGTAACAGATTCACTCAACTTTGCCACCCGCAGAGACTTTGGTCCAGAGTCTAGGAAGGCAAACGGAAGCGTTGAACCTGGAGCATCTCTTGATTTCGAAGGCCCAAAGCCTCTCAGCCTCATCTTACAGAGGAAAAGGCAGGCTGCAGTCAGCAATGGTTCGTCTGCCCACAATGTCAAAGAAGATAAATCTGCTCTGGTCTCTCATGGGCAGCCTGAACCTTTTGTTGAAGCTGAGAAGGAAGGCTATGAGAACATTGCCAGCTCTGAAGAATACAAGAGCAGATCAGGCGATGAAGAATATAAAGAGGAAGGACATATCCCTGTGGATGGCCATGGGCAATCTTCCTCCCACAGTGACAAACCTGAGGCTGAAGATATTATTGAAGTGGATCTGGCAGGAACTCAAGAGGCTGACAACTATGAGCAGAGGGAGGGGGAGTCCGACTACGAGGCAACCGAAGGCCATGAATACAAATTTGAAGATGAGAATGCATATCCAGAAGACGATGAGGAATTtgaagatgacgatgacgatgactttgcccGGAAAGTAGGGGTCGTCTTCTCTTGA
- the LOC139835091 gene encoding uncharacterized protein encodes MTSVEPFNRLVRLAARAFYDDEVPSTGGTGGTQQQHAQAGMAVVVLDALTRRNGQWVREDDLAASLRLQPKPLRRVLRFLEAEMMVATDHRKEPAPPKPAAADSCPGNDEKEKAKLHVKSYCCLDYAQVCDVLRYRMRRMRKKIDDELTADSRNTVQQYACPSCGRRYSAFDALRLVTDDGEGFRCEHCGGELVVQNDDRIAAAAEEDDGDDGGDDSKARKRKRRVKLVDMQRRMLEQLEPLRAQIRRVEGLPPPEFMSLRAWQRANAVATTAAAAAAAADGNPYYHPKTEFDVAILTPGSDGADQSGTGADAGFKPFPAWMITPGMNLTDEQRGETSGSAASSKVGEKTECQDDKEEKMLQNEYAGADFGRQLGIKCKREDGDIDEEDDIEWEEG; translated from the coding sequence atgaCCTCCGTCGAGCCCTTCAACCGGCTGGTGCGGCTAGCGGCGCGGGCCTTCTACGACGACGAGGTCCCATCCACGGGCGGCACGGGCGGCACGCAGCAGCAGCACGCGCAGGCCGGCATGGCCGTGGTCGTCCTGGACGCGCTCACCAGACGCAACGGGCAGTGGGTCCGGGAGGACGACCTGGCCGCCTCGCTGCGGCTGCAGCCCAAGCCGCTCCGCCGCGTGCTGCGCTTCCTCGAGGCGGAGATGATGGTGGCCACCGACCACCGCAAGGAGCCAGCGCCGCCCAAGCCCGCCGCCGCCGACAGCTGCCCTGGCAACGACGAGAAGGAGAAGGCCAAGCTGCACGTCAAGTCCTACTGCTGCCTCGACTACGCGCAGGTCTGCGACGTGCTGCGGTACCGCATGCGCCGCATGCGGAAGAAGATCGACGACGAGCTCACGGCCGACAGCCGGAACACGGTGCAGCAGTACGCGTGCCCCAGCTGCGGGAGGCGGTACTCGGCCTTCGACGCGCTGCGCCTCGTGACCGACGACGGGGAGGGCTTCCGCTGCGAGCACTGCGGCGGCGAGCTGGTCGTGCAGAACGACGACAGGATCGCCGCCgcggccgaggaggacgacggcgaTGATGGCGGCGACGACAGCAAGGCGCGGAAGCGCAAGCGGCGCGTGAAGCTGGTTGACATGCAGCGGAggatgctcgagcagctggagcCGCTGCGGGCGCAGATCCGGAGGGTGGAGGGCCTGCCCCCGCCGGAATTCATGAGCTTAAGGGCATGGCAAAGAGCAAATGCTGTTGCTACTActgctgcggcagcagcagcagcggcggaTGGAAATCCGTATTATCATCCAAAGACAGAGTTTGACGTTGCGATACTCACGCCGGGCTCTGATGGCGCGGATCAATCTGGAACGGGCGCTGACGCAGGGTTCAAACCCTTTCCTGCTTGGATGATCACACCAGGCATGAATCTAACAGACGAACAAAGAGGAGAGACCAGTGGCAGCGCAGCATCTTCCAAAGTGGGTGAAAAAACTGAATGCCAAGATGATAAAGAGGAGAAGATGCTGCAGAACGAGTACGCAGGCGCTGATTTCGGGCGGCAGTTGGGCATCAAATGCAAACGTGAGGATGGAGACATCGACGAAGAAGATGACATTGAGTGGGAGGAGGGTTAA